Sequence from the Hemibagrus wyckioides isolate EC202008001 linkage group LG28, SWU_Hwy_1.0, whole genome shotgun sequence genome:
CCCTTGGAGCAGAACTGGCAGCGATGTGGATAATCCTTGGTGTGGATGGAAATGACGTGGCGTTTGAATCCCGAGGCGTCTCCGGTGCTGTAGTCGcagtactgacactgatacacacgtcGTTCCCTTGGTCCCTTGGCACCGATCACCTTTTTAATGATGGGAGCTCCGCCCAGCGCGAGCTGTGCCGCCCCGACCGTCTTCTTGGGCGGACTTCGCTCCTGCGTATGCAACGAAGGTGCcggttgctgctgctgctcattcgtgttttcttgtgtttcctgctgctgctgttcctTAGTGTGAACGGATAAAATGTGTCGACTCAGCACGAACGGATCGGCAGTCTTAAAGTTGCAGTGGCGACACTGGTGCGGCCGCTTGGCCTTATGGGATACGGTGTGCTTTTTGAGCTCCGAGGGTCGATGAAAGCCTTTACCGCAGATGTCGCACTTATGAGGATAGTCTTTTGTGTGGACGGAGATGACATGGCGTTTCAGGTCGCTGGAATTGGAGCTGCGATGATCACACAAGTCACACCGATGACCTCGAGCCTCATCGTTGTCGTCGTCATCGTTGTCATGATGGTGCTCGGGGTCGCGGTCCTGCGATGTCTCCATGACGGTCTCCACGAGCTGCTCCACATGCGGCACCAAAACCGCCGCCGTCTCCTCATCCTCGTCCTCGCGGCTGTGTTTGGTCTTCACGTGCGTCTTCAGGTTGGACGAGTCGGCAGATTTGTAGCTGCAGTGCGTGCAGGAGTATGGCTTCTCGcccgtgtgcgtgcgcgtgtgctTACGTAACTCGGATGGGTGCCTGAAGCCCTTTCCGCACTCCACACACACGTGGGGGAAGTTTTTACTGTGCACTGCCAGCAGGTGGCGGTTTAACAGGCCCTGCTCCGCCGTCTCGTACTCACAGAACTTGCACTTGTGTGACTTCTTTGCAGGAACGGCGGCCATCTTTGTTTTCTGCTGAGGGTGAAGGCGGTTGGAGAAGAGCGGCACCTGCTGGTGGAAATCTTTCAGAGTTTCAGACTCAAACTGAGCCttggtgctgagtgtgtgtgtgtgttgtgtgtgttcctccATGTGACTGTGGAAGCTGGACTTCTTGTTGGTGGTGAAGTCGCAGTCGGTGCACTGGTACTTCTTACGGGTCAGGACGTCCTGGTGGTGGTTCCGAGTGTGACGCTTCAGGAAGCCGCGAGATTTAAACTTCTTCCCACACAGAACACAGGGGTAGACCGTGAGGGGCTGACCGTACGGCCCGATAATAAttgctgcagagagagagagacaagagagagatacagtgtaaagtgtgtataatgtgtgtataatgtgtgtataacgtgtgtgtgtgttgcgttaCCTGTCTGCACCTGCCTGTGCTCGGCCCGTCTGTGTGATTTGCCATGTTGTTGTTTGAGAGTGTGCGGCGTCTCAGACTCATCAATGTGCAGAACCGCACTCGCTGCACCGTTCCTGTTCTCACAGCATTCCGAGtcatctaacaaacacacacacacacacacaactgttaTTATACACTATTATCAGATAAAGTTccttatatacaaacacacacaaaagcacaataTATAAACTTCACCATTATCACTTATTAAAATGATCACCAATTTACAgtccttgtgtgcaatattacagttctgcactattatttgtacaatatttgtatttatttattctattttacagtttatataatgcagtactgtatatatttctttctctcgctcATGTTTTTACTAGAGCAACTACAACATAGCAAAggatttccccctgggattaataaagttctttgaatcttaaATCTTAAACCTAAAcattccgtgtgtgtgtgtctctaacCATAGGCAGTCGTCCAGTTCACAGGCATGAAGTCTTTGCTTTCGTACGGTCGATCATTACACACCGGCTCCTctccccccaccaccacctccatatAAACCTCATCAGAGAGCTTAGAGCCTCCTGtgcgcacgcgcgcacacacacacacacacacacacacacacacacacacacacacacacagtgtgtgagaaaCACCAGAATGAGGAACTTGAGGAATACACTTGTGTAAACACAGTATAGAATGAGGAACTGAATTCTGCTTCATGTGTGGTGTatgttacatggtgtgtgttgtgaggtgtgtgttgcgTGGTGTGTGTTGCTGAGTGACTGAccatcagtgtgagtgtgatggccATCACTCACTGACATGTAGAGCATCTTCTCCCTCAGGGGCTTACACACGGAGTCTGTGTCCccttcacctacacacacacactactgttacCTTATACTGTTGTCATAAGGTTccttacatatatacatacacacacacacacacacacacacacacacacaccaagctcATCGTCCCCAGAGTCAGCTTTAAAGATGTAAACTTTGATGACTTCCTGTCCATCCTCATCTTTCTCCACTTCCTGGTCATCTAATGTTCCTTCCACTGTCACTTCCTCTCCATCAGCAGACACCATTTTCCCGTCTTCATccactgtgcgtgtgtgtgtgtgtgtggtgggggggggagagagataTCAGAAGGATTCAGTaattaaagaaaggaaaggaaaaggtgaatcgatgaataaatgaataaacgagtgaatgagtgaaacaTCTCACGTGAGATCATGAGGTAATCTCCAGATGAGTGCAGTTCATTCTCCCTCTCCTCCACCAGCTCTTCTTCCGCCACAGTCACTccatcctcttcatcctcctcaccCTCCAGTGACATCACGCACGTCTCCACGGCAACTCCCTCATCGTCCTCAGCGACCACATCCTCCACGGCGTCCTGGATGACGAGCTCGTCGGAGGAGAAACTCCGCACTGCCACAGCGTCGTTCTCTCCATCGTTCTCTCCGTCCGACAGCAGGACCGTTTCCTGCAGCTCTACCACGTACTCCTCCCCACACATCCCTCCATCAtctgacagaaagaaaagaaaagaaccgAAGCAGGTTGAGAAGTGTGTGTAAGGCTGCCACGCCCAT
This genomic interval carries:
- the LOC131348492 gene encoding zinc finger Y-chromosomal protein 1 encodes the protein MDETVTRLALRSQEPKIILHGSDDGGMCGEEYVVELQETVLLSDGENDGENDAVAVRSFSSDELVIQDAVEDVVAEDDEGVAVETCVMSLEGEEDEEDGVTVAEEELVEERENELHSSGDYLMISLDEDGKMVSADGEEVTVEGTLDDQEVEKDEDGQEVIKVYIFKADSGDDELGEGDTDSVCKPLREKMLYMSVSDGHHTHTDGGSKLSDEVYMEVVVGGEEPVCNDRPYESKDFMPVNWTTAYDDSECCENRNGAASAVLHIDESETPHTLKQQHGKSHRRAEHRQVQTAIIIGPYGQPLTVYPCVLCGKKFKSRGFLKRHTRNHHQDVLTRKKYQCTDCDFTTNKKSSFHSHMEEHTQHTHTLSTKAQFESETLKDFHQQVPLFSNRLHPQQKTKMAAVPAKKSHKCKFCEYETAEQGLLNRHLLAVHSKNFPHVCVECGKGFRHPSELRKHTRTHTGEKPYSCTHCSYKSADSSNLKTHVKTKHSREDEDEETAAVLVPHVEQLVETVMETSQDRDPEHHHDNDDDDNDEARGHRCDLCDHRSSNSSDLKRHVISVHTKDYPHKCDICGKGFHRPSELKKHTVSHKAKRPHQCRHCNFKTADPFVLSRHILSVHTKEQQQQETQENTNEQQQQPAPSLHTQERSPPKKTVGAAQLALGGAPIIKKVIGAKGPRERRVYQCQYCDYSTGDASGFKRHVISIHTKDYPHRCQFCSKGFRRPSEKNQHIMRHHKDMMASE